One genomic region from Pirellulales bacterium encodes:
- the xerD gene encoding site-specific tyrosine recombinase XerD, translating into MSTAKRRPGPVRTAPAGNPVRRWVEMFLDYSRSECHLAANTVAAYRRDLAKFAQWLGPRRVQDLSIKELADYPAFLNHRGLAPASVARHLVSLKVFFRYLQLEGALRDNLAELLGSQKLWERVPQVLSPEMIEQLLAAPRGHDLLWRRDRALLELLYATGCRASEVSNLRADDVHLSQGFCLARGKGDKERLVPLGRRAVEAVQEYLAHERPKIVEHAAIPPRWLLLSRRGRRLRRERIWELVKRYALRIGAPASISPHTLRHSFATHLLAGGADLRQVQEMLGHASIRTTQIYTHVDPSRLKRIHQQFHPRG; encoded by the coding sequence ATGTCTACGGCAAAGCGACGACCCGGACCCGTGCGAACTGCCCCGGCCGGTAATCCCGTGAGGCGGTGGGTCGAGATGTTTCTCGATTACAGCCGCAGCGAGTGCCATTTAGCGGCCAACACCGTGGCGGCGTATCGGCGCGATTTGGCCAAGTTTGCCCAATGGCTCGGACCGCGAAGGGTGCAAGATTTGTCGATCAAGGAACTGGCCGATTATCCGGCTTTCCTCAACCACCGGGGCTTGGCGCCCGCCAGCGTGGCGCGACATTTGGTGTCGTTGAAAGTGTTCTTTCGCTACTTGCAACTAGAAGGCGCCCTGCGCGATAACTTGGCCGAGCTGCTAGGAAGCCAGAAGTTGTGGGAGCGGGTGCCGCAGGTTTTGTCGCCGGAGATGATCGAGCAATTGCTGGCGGCGCCGCGCGGTCACGATTTGCTCTGGCGGCGCGATCGAGCATTGCTGGAATTGCTCTACGCCACCGGTTGCCGGGCCTCGGAAGTTTCGAATTTGCGAGCGGACGACGTCCATTTATCGCAAGGCTTTTGCCTGGCACGCGGCAAGGGAGATAAAGAACGGCTGGTGCCGCTGGGACGCCGGGCCGTGGAGGCCGTGCAGGAATATCTGGCTCACGAACGTCCCAAAATTGTTGAACATGCGGCCATTCCGCCCCGTTGGCTGCTGCTTTCCCGGCGCGGCAGGAGGCTGCGGCGGGAGCGAATTTGGGAGCTGGTAAAACGCTATGCGTTGCGCATCGGAGCACCGGCCAGCATCAGCCCGCACACGCTACGGCACAGCTTTGCCACGCATTTACTGGCCGGGGGGGCCGATTTGCGGCAAGTGCAGGAAATGTTGGGGCACGCCAGCATTCGCACCACGCAAATTTACACGCACGTTGATCCGTCGCGGTTGAAGCGGATTCATCAGCAGTTTCATCCGCGAGGATAA
- a CDS encoding tetratricopeptide repeat protein, with translation MLRRTLLVLAIPLFSGAASAWAQGDYYHVHLFTGQPVLGRLGEITKDKVVLQVSLTTKEFPVNEIKYLQLPGEPRDLMEARNSFLDGHYDQALDWLNKIPPPALASDVVRQDVDFYRALANARLAINGVGDPRAAGTALIEFLKANPDSYHFYEANETAGDLLMAIGRYDQAPTYYGALANAPWPDYKLRAAVALGRVLVAQGKYDEAIRQFDAALATDAKGKAVEMQLLAARVGKAKCLEQLDRAKEAVDLLNAAIDQAPAENNDVFATAYNALGNAYLKLKQPQEALYAYLHVDVLYNQLPEQHAEALYHLKDLWTQMNKPDRAKEAADTLKSRYPTSPWNK, from the coding sequence ATGCTGCGCCGCACGCTTCTTGTTCTTGCCATTCCGCTCTTCTCCGGCGCTGCGTCGGCCTGGGCCCAGGGAGATTATTACCACGTGCATTTATTTACCGGGCAGCCGGTGCTGGGGCGTCTGGGCGAAATCACCAAGGACAAGGTCGTTTTGCAAGTCTCGCTCACGACGAAAGAATTTCCGGTCAACGAAATTAAATACCTGCAATTGCCCGGCGAGCCGCGCGACCTGATGGAAGCCCGGAACTCATTTCTCGACGGCCACTACGATCAAGCCCTGGATTGGCTCAATAAAATTCCTCCGCCGGCATTGGCCAGCGATGTCGTTCGGCAAGATGTCGATTTCTATCGCGCGCTGGCCAACGCCCGTTTGGCAATCAATGGCGTGGGCGATCCTCGCGCCGCAGGCACCGCTTTAATCGAATTCCTGAAAGCCAACCCCGACAGTTACCACTTCTACGAAGCCAACGAAACCGCCGGCGATTTGCTAATGGCCATCGGTCGTTACGATCAAGCTCCCACCTACTACGGTGCGCTGGCCAACGCACCCTGGCCTGATTACAAGCTGCGGGCGGCGGTGGCGCTGGGCCGCGTACTGGTTGCTCAAGGCAAGTATGACGAAGCCATCCGGCAATTCGACGCCGCACTCGCCACGGACGCTAAAGGGAAAGCCGTCGAAATGCAGTTGCTGGCCGCCCGGGTGGGCAAGGCCAAATGCCTGGAGCAATTAGATCGTGCCAAAGAGGCGGTCGACTTACTCAATGCCGCCATCGATCAAGCGCCCGCCGAAAACAACGACGTTTTTGCCACGGCATACAACGCCTTGGGAAACGCCTATTTGAAATTGAAGCAACCGCAGGAGGCATTGTACGCCTATCTGCACGTCGACGTGCTGTACAATCAATTGCCCGAGCAGCACGCCGAGGCGTTGTATCATCTGAAAGATTTGTGGACCCAAATGAATAAGCCGGATCGCGCCAAAGAAGCCGCCGATACGCTGAAATCTCGCTATCCCACTAGCCCCTGGAATAAATAA